In Ruminococcaceae bacterium R-25, one genomic interval encodes:
- a CDS encoding UDP-N-acetylmuramate--L-alanine ligase, whose product MLEPKSFTLNDIKEGSRIYFIGIGGISMNGLARLAKHAGFVVGGSDNHPSERTAILEEQGIKVYYPQIEANIDDFKPDYLVKTAAILPHNEEVKRATELGLQIFDRAEFLGAFTRTYKNVINVSGTHGKTTTTSMISLMMIDAGLDPTVHLGADLDIFNGTIRTGSHNLLVSEACEFNRSFLNFSSTTAVITNIDHDHVDCYPTIDDVIDVFAKFVRLVDDDGYVVVSGHDKNIARSLAEAKDYFDRTGRKFPQVVTCAPDSENCVVTGRKADFAAENIVFNNGLPEFDIVIFGKERISVKLRIPGSHNISNALNAAAAAYLNGASAEAIKSALDSFGGADGRYTVKGKYKGCDVVVDYAHHPTAARATIEAASNMPHNDILVVFQPLTFNRTKLLFEDYVTSLLPCKKVLFAEIFSDRESDTLGMSSKMISDEINRRGGDTEFFENREDLKARIDELIKPGDIILILGPEDIRELGDELCPSSNL is encoded by the coding sequence GTGTTAGAACCTAAGAGTTTTACATTGAATGATATAAAAGAGGGTTCCAGGATCTATTTCATCGGAATCGGCGGAATCTCAATGAACGGCCTTGCAAGGCTCGCAAAGCATGCGGGATTTGTTGTCGGAGGTTCGGATAACCATCCGTCCGAGAGAACTGCGATCTTAGAAGAGCAGGGGATCAAGGTCTACTATCCTCAGATTGAAGCTAATATCGATGACTTTAAGCCTGATTATCTCGTTAAGACGGCAGCCATCCTTCCTCATAACGAGGAAGTGAAAAGGGCAACTGAATTAGGCCTTCAGATATTTGACAGAGCTGAATTCTTAGGCGCTTTCACGAGAACATATAAGAACGTAATCAACGTTTCCGGAACTCACGGAAAGACTACGACCACTTCCATGATCTCCCTTATGATGATCGACGCGGGATTAGATCCGACTGTTCATCTTGGAGCTGATCTTGATATATTCAACGGCACTATCAGAACCGGTTCTCATAACCTTCTGGTATCTGAAGCTTGCGAGTTCAACAGATCTTTCCTGAATTTTTCATCTACTACAGCCGTTATCACCAATATCGATCACGACCACGTTGACTGCTATCCGACGATTGATGATGTTATCGATGTTTTCGCGAAATTCGTAAGACTTGTTGACGACGACGGTTATGTAGTCGTATCAGGTCACGACAAGAATATCGCAAGGTCTCTGGCTGAAGCCAAGGATTATTTTGACAGGACAGGAAGAAAGTTCCCCCAGGTCGTAACATGCGCACCTGACAGCGAAAACTGCGTAGTTACAGGAAGAAAAGCAGACTTTGCTGCTGAGAATATCGTTTTCAATAACGGCCTTCCCGAGTTCGACATTGTAATCTTCGGCAAAGAGAGGATCAGCGTAAAGCTTAGGATCCCCGGAAGCCACAATATCTCTAATGCTTTGAATGCCGCTGCTGCAGCTTATCTTAACGGCGCTTCAGCTGAAGCAATTAAGAGTGCATTGGACAGTTTCGGAGGAGCTGACGGCAGATATACGGTAAAGGGCAAGTATAAGGGCTGTGATGTCGTAGTTGACTATGCGCATCACCCGACAGCCGCAAGAGCTACGATCGAAGCAGCTTCGAACATGCCTCACAACGATATCCTCGTTGTTTTCCAGCCTCTTACTTTCAACCGTACAAAGCTCCTTTTCGAAGACTATGTAACGAGTCTTCTTCCTTGCAAAAAAGTATTGTTTGCTGAGATCTTCTCTGACAGGGAGAGCGATACTCTCGGAATGTCCAGCAAGATGATCTCCGATGAGATCAACAGAAGAGGCGGCGACACCGAGTTCTTTGAAAACAGGGAAGACCTGAAAGCCAGGATCGACGAGCTCATTAAGCCCGGTGACATCATCCTGATCTTAGGACCTGAGGATATAAGGGAATTGGGCGACGAGCTTTGCCCCTCAAGTAATTTATGA
- a CDS encoding large subunit ribosomal protein L21, with product MYAVIKTGGKQYKVSVDDEIFVEKLEGEAGSQVTFDEVLAVSDDNGIVAGDVKATVTGEIVKQGRNKKVIVSKYKAKKGYRRKNGHRQPYTRVLIKAINA from the coding sequence ATGTACGCAGTTATCAAGACAGGCGGCAAGCAGTACAAGGTTTCTGTAGACGATGAGATCTTCGTTGAGAAGCTTGAAGGTGAGGCTGGCAGCCAGGTTACTTTCGATGAAGTACTTGCAGTATCCGATGACAACGGTATCGTAGCTGGTGATGTTAAGGCTACAGTAACTGGTGAGATCGTTAAGCAGGGAAGAAACAAGAAGGTTATCGTCTCTAAGTACAAGGCTAAGAAGGGCTACAGAAGAAAGAATGGCCACAGACAGCCTTACACACGTGTACTTATCAAGGCTATCAACGCTTGA
- a CDS encoding LSU ribosomal protein L27P, whose amino-acid sequence MIKFNLQLFAHKKGMGSTKNGRESQSKRLGAKKGDGQSVLAGNILVRQRGTKIHPGTNVGIGSDDTLFALIDGTVKYERMGKDKKQVSVYPVA is encoded by the coding sequence ATGATTAAGTTTAATTTACAGCTCTTCGCACATAAGAAAGGAATGGGTTCCACCAAGAACGGCCGTGAGTCCCAGTCCAAGAGATTAGGAGCGAAGAAAGGTGACGGACAGTCAGTTCTGGCCGGCAATATCCTTGTTAGACAGCGTGGCACAAAGATCCATCCCGGCACAAACGTTGGAATCGGATCCGATGATACACTTTTCGCTTTGATTGACGGTACAGTCAAGTATGAGCGTATGGGCAAGGATAAGAAGCAGGTTAGCGTTTATCCTGTAGCCTAA
- a CDS encoding GTP-binding protein, giving the protein MFIDHSKIYVKAGDGGNGCLSFHTEKYITNGGPDGGDGGDGGNVVLQAAPNLTSLQNFRFKHKFVAQNGAKGMSKKMYGKRGEDLIIAVPVGTVVKDFESGEIIADLTEAGQKIVVARGGKGGLGNMHYANSVRQAPQFATPGSAGEERELSIELKLIADVGLVGFPNAGKSTLLSVLTRAKPKIADYPFTTLEPVLGVVSKDDFSYVIADIPGIIENAHEGAGLGHDFLRHIERTRLLVHVVDLSGTDGRDPLDDFKTINNELEEFSIELAARPQIVVGNKCDGVTDEEAQEFVDSVKALGYEDVFIISAAGQIGIRELADKITETVSKLPPTILHDIASGEEKVYTFDEGKKYEIIINEDGNFEVTGKWINKIFNSTNFGDTESTNFFQRTLENEGVFEELKKMGVKEGDTVKVCDLEFDYYD; this is encoded by the coding sequence ATGTTTATAGATCACTCTAAGATTTATGTTAAAGCCGGAGACGGCGGTAACGGCTGTCTTAGCTTCCATACCGAGAAGTATATTACCAACGGCGGACCCGACGGTGGTGACGGCGGCGACGGCGGAAATGTTGTTTTGCAGGCCGCACCGAATCTGACGAGCCTTCAGAACTTCAGATTCAAGCACAAGTTCGTAGCACAGAACGGTGCCAAGGGCATGAGCAAGAAGATGTACGGCAAGCGCGGTGAAGACCTCATAATCGCCGTTCCTGTAGGCACGGTCGTAAAAGACTTTGAGTCAGGCGAGATCATTGCCGACCTTACAGAAGCCGGCCAGAAGATCGTTGTCGCAAGAGGCGGCAAGGGCGGTCTCGGAAACATGCACTACGCAAATTCCGTAAGACAGGCTCCACAGTTTGCAACGCCCGGCTCTGCAGGTGAGGAAAGAGAACTCAGCATCGAATTGAAGCTCATTGCTGATGTCGGTCTTGTAGGTTTCCCCAACGCAGGAAAATCAACACTCCTTTCTGTTCTTACCAGAGCTAAGCCGAAGATCGCGGATTATCCTTTCACGACTTTAGAACCCGTATTGGGCGTTGTCAGCAAGGATGATTTCTCATATGTCATCGCAGATATTCCGGGAATCATCGAAAATGCTCACGAAGGTGCAGGTTTAGGCCACGATTTCTTAAGACATATCGAAAGAACAAGGCTTCTCGTTCACGTTGTTGACCTCTCGGGTACAGACGGAAGAGATCCTTTGGATGACTTTAAGACCATCAACAACGAACTTGAAGAATTCAGCATTGAACTTGCGGCAAGACCCCAGATCGTTGTCGGCAACAAGTGTGACGGCGTAACTGACGAAGAAGCACAGGAATTCGTAGACAGCGTCAAAGCATTGGGTTATGAAGATGTCTTCATAATTTCCGCTGCAGGCCAGATCGGAATCAGGGAACTTGCTGACAAGATCACTGAGACAGTATCAAAGCTCCCGCCTACGATCCTTCACGATATCGCTTCAGGCGAAGAGAAGGTCTATACATTCGACGAAGGCAAGAAGTATGAGATCATCATCAACGAAGACGGCAATTTCGAAGTTACCGGAAAGTGGATCAACAAGATCTTCAATTCCACAAACTTCGGAGACACCGAATCTACGAACTTCTTCCAGAGAACACTTGAGAACGAGGGCGTTTTCGAGGAACTCAAGAAGATGGGCGTAAAAGAGGGCGATACGGTCAAGGTTTGCGATCTCGAATTCGATTATTACGACTGA
- a CDS encoding 3-methyladenine DNA glycosylase AlkD, with protein sequence MISADIYKALVSLQDKGYRDMQVTIIPTVEADSIIGVRTPALRALAKELSKREDIDSFLSDLPHKYFEENQLHAFILSGMKDADKAIKLVDKFLPYVDNWATCDQMSPKVFKKHKDLLLEYIDKWLMSDMTYVKRFGIGMLMEHFLDEDFKTSYLTRVAKIRSDEYYVNMMTAWYFATALAKQYDATLPYIEKQKLDIWTHNKTIQKSVESYRITPEQKEYLKTLKRKA encoded by the coding sequence ATGATTTCCGCTGATATCTATAAGGCATTAGTATCTCTTCAGGACAAAGGCTACCGCGATATGCAGGTGACCATTATCCCTACGGTTGAAGCGGATTCGATAATAGGCGTCAGGACTCCGGCTTTGAGAGCACTCGCAAAAGAACTTTCCAAGAGGGAAGACATTGATTCTTTCCTTAGCGACCTTCCTCATAAGTATTTTGAAGAAAACCAGCTTCATGCCTTTATCCTTTCCGGAATGAAGGACGCTGATAAAGCAATCAAGCTCGTTGATAAGTTCCTTCCCTATGTTGATAACTGGGCTACTTGCGACCAGATGTCACCGAAGGTATTTAAAAAGCATAAGGATCTTCTTTTGGAATACATTGATAAATGGCTCATGTCCGATATGACTTATGTAAAGAGGTTCGGCATAGGCATGTTAATGGAGCATTTCCTCGATGAAGATTTCAAGACTTCTTATCTTACCAGGGTCGCGAAAATAAGATCTGACGAATACTACGTCAACATGATGACCGCATGGTATTTTGCGACAGCACTTGCAAAGCAATATGACGCAACATTACCATATATAGAGAAGCAGAAATTAGACATTTGGACACATAACAAAACTATTCAGAAATCAGTAGAAAGTTATAGAATTACACCCGAACAGAAAGAATACCTTAAGACACTGAAAAGGAAGGCATGA
- a CDS encoding fructose-1-phosphate kinase, whose product MIYTITLNPAVDVSLHVREGLLPGSINQSYAERTDPGGKGINVSKTLKVLGQDSVICIGICGEDGDRLLRMLDAIGAEVISVRYPTGNTRTNIKITGENGVTTDINGNGPQYDRDAVDELKNLIRSKIVSGDTVVISGRPPLGSPTDIYAELIRSFKEVEGVKVILDASDEYLREALEEKPYAVKPTCEELCIDNDAESAKYEASDLVLRGITRCLISMGVVGAVFASRDMEATYTRALDVKANCTTGCGDAMTAGLAYASETGMSSEDSFRLCMALAGAEAETEGTNPPTKERVMELFNSAPISGQ is encoded by the coding sequence ATGATATATACAATTACTCTTAATCCTGCAGTAGATGTCAGCCTTCACGTTAGGGAAGGCCTTTTGCCCGGTAGTATCAATCAGTCTTATGCTGAGAGGACCGACCCCGGCGGAAAAGGTATAAATGTGTCCAAAACACTTAAAGTGCTTGGCCAGGATTCCGTTATCTGTATCGGTATCTGCGGTGAGGACGGCGACAGACTTCTTCGTATGCTCGACGCGATCGGTGCTGAAGTGATCAGTGTCAGATATCCCACCGGCAACACCAGAACGAATATCAAGATCACCGGCGAGAACGGTGTAACCACGGATATTAACGGCAACGGCCCCCAGTACGACAGGGATGCAGTTGACGAACTGAAGAACCTTATCCGTTCCAAGATCGTAAGCGGCGATACAGTCGTTATCTCAGGCAGACCGCCTCTCGGATCTCCAACTGATATCTATGCGGAACTTATCAGAAGCTTTAAGGAAGTCGAAGGCGTAAAGGTCATTCTCGATGCTTCCGATGAATACTTAAGAGAAGCTCTTGAAGAAAAGCCTTATGCTGTAAAGCCCACATGTGAGGAACTCTGCATCGATAATGATGCTGAAAGCGCGAAATATGAAGCAAGCGATCTCGTCTTAAGAGGTATTACCAGATGCCTTATCTCAATGGGTGTCGTAGGTGCTGTTTTCGCGAGCAGGGACATGGAAGCCACATATACCAGAGCTTTGGATGTTAAGGCCAACTGCACCACAGGATGCGGCGACGCAATGACTGCAGGTCTTGCATATGCATCTGAGACCGGAATGTCTTCAGAAGACTCTTTCAGGCTCTGCATGGCTTTAGCAGGTGCCGAAGCTGAAACTGAAGGAACGAATCCGCCTACCAAAGAGCGTGTTATGGAGCTGTTCAACAGCGCCCCGATAAGCGGCCAATAA
- a CDS encoding excinuclease ABC subunit B, whose amino-acid sequence MFKLVSDFKPSGDQPEAINNLVQGIKDGMRAQTLLGVTGSGKTFTMANIIERVQRPTLVLAHNKTLAGQLYAEFKELFPENAVEYFISYYDYYQPEAYIAATDTYIEKDSSINDEIDRMRHEATKSLLTRDDVIIVASVSCIYGIGEKDDYLSLALMLETGLEIPMDNVMAQLINMQYTRNDFDLSRGCFRRKGDVIDIWTPDSEHTLTRISFFGDEIDKISYVDAITGKTEFTKDYIELFPASHYATGRAKLNTAIDKIEAELEVRLKELREAGDMIAAYRLEQRTRYDMDMLRETGFCKGIENYSRHIAGREEGEPPCTLMDFFPKDFLLFIDESHQTIPQVGAMYNGDRSRKEMLVQYGFRLPSAFDNRPLKFAEFEQRMGQTIFVSATPADYEKEHSEQVVEQMIRPTGLLEPEIFIRPVEGQIEDILAMLKEQKKTGDKSLIMTLTKRMAEDLTDFLKKENIRVTYLHSDIKAVERMQILNQLRNDEVDVIVGINLLREGIDLPEVSLLMILDADKEGFLRSERSLIQIIGRCARNDHGRVVLYADEVTDSMMNAVSETNRRRKIQEEYNRVNNITPKTIKKAVRDVFDIVSESSKDSGSKGRGKGSKGGGIDAARLINEGVSGGTEEENKKLIEKLTVEMTKAAKDLDFERAAEIRDIIIELKGKK is encoded by the coding sequence ATGTTTAAGCTCGTATCTGATTTCAAACCGTCGGGCGATCAGCCTGAAGCAATTAATAACCTGGTTCAGGGTATTAAGGACGGTATGCGCGCCCAGACTCTTTTGGGTGTTACGGGATCAGGCAAGACATTTACGATGGCGAACATTATCGAGCGCGTCCAGCGTCCCACATTGGTCCTTGCCCATAACAAGACATTGGCAGGACAGCTCTATGCCGAGTTTAAGGAACTGTTCCCTGAAAATGCCGTAGAATACTTCATCTCATACTACGATTACTATCAGCCTGAAGCTTATATCGCAGCTACGGATACTTATATCGAGAAAGACTCGTCTATCAATGATGAGATCGACCGTATGCGTCACGAGGCTACGAAGTCGCTGCTTACCCGTGATGACGTGATTATTGTTGCATCTGTATCCTGCATCTATGGTATCGGCGAAAAGGACGATTATCTGTCGCTTGCCCTGATGCTTGAGACAGGCCTTGAGATCCCGATGGATAATGTCATGGCCCAGCTCATAAACATGCAGTATACGAGAAATGATTTTGACCTCTCCAGAGGCTGTTTCAGGCGCAAGGGCGATGTAATAGATATCTGGACTCCTGATTCGGAGCATACGCTTACGAGGATCAGTTTCTTCGGCGATGAGATAGATAAGATCAGCTATGTCGATGCGATAACCGGAAAGACCGAATTTACCAAGGATTATATTGAGCTTTTCCCGGCATCCCACTATGCGACCGGCAGGGCAAAGCTTAACACTGCAATTGATAAGATCGAAGCAGAACTCGAAGTAAGGCTTAAGGAATTAAGAGAAGCCGGCGACATGATAGCTGCATACCGTCTGGAGCAGCGTACCCGTTATGACATGGATATGCTCAGGGAGACAGGCTTTTGCAAAGGAATCGAAAACTATTCAAGACACATTGCAGGCAGGGAAGAGGGCGAACCGCCCTGCACCCTGATGGACTTCTTCCCCAAAGATTTCCTTTTATTCATCGATGAGTCGCACCAGACGATACCTCAGGTCGGCGCAATGTATAACGGTGACAGATCGAGAAAAGAGATGCTCGTCCAGTACGGATTCAGACTTCCTTCAGCTTTCGATAACAGACCTTTGAAGTTTGCTGAATTTGAGCAGCGCATGGGACAGACTATTTTCGTAAGTGCGACACCTGCAGACTACGAGAAGGAACACAGCGAACAGGTAGTAGAGCAGATGATAAGACCTACCGGTCTTTTGGAGCCTGAGATCTTTATAAGACCTGTCGAAGGCCAGATCGAAGACATTCTGGCTATGTTAAAAGAGCAGAAGAAGACTGGCGACAAGAGCCTTATCATGACACTTACCAAGAGAATGGCAGAAGACCTTACGGACTTCCTCAAAAAGGAGAATATCCGTGTCACATATCTGCACTCTGATATCAAAGCTGTCGAGCGTATGCAGATACTTAACCAGCTTAGAAATGATGAGGTCGATGTTATAGTCGGAATCAATCTTTTGAGGGAAGGTATAGACCTTCCTGAAGTATCGCTTCTGATGATCCTTGATGCCGACAAGGAAGGATTCTTAAGATCCGAGAGATCATTGATCCAGATAATCGGAAGGTGCGCGCGTAATGATCACGGACGGGTAGTTCTCTATGCTGATGAAGTAACCGATTCCATGATGAATGCGGTATCAGAAACTAACAGAAGAAGAAAGATCCAGGAAGAGTACAATAGAGTTAACAACATAACTCCGAAGACGATCAAGAAGGCTGTAAGAGATGTCTTTGATATCGTTTCGGAAAGCAGCAAAGACTCCGGCTCTAAGGGCAGAGGCAAGGGTTCAAAAGGCGGCGGCATAGATGCTGCAAGGCTTATTAACGAAGGCGTATCGGGCGGCACGGAAGAAGAGAATAAGAAGCTTATTGAAAAGCTTACTGTTGAGATGACCAAGGCTGCCAAGGATCTCGATTTCGAGAGGGCGGCAGAGATAAGAGATATTATTATCGAACTTAAGGGGAAGAAATGA
- a CDS encoding DNA polymerase III catalytic subunit DnaE type, producing MSGFCHLHLHTEFSLLDGAIKIKDLAQRLKDMGMTSCAITDHGVMYGAVSFYREMKANGIHPIIGCEVYVAPGSRFDKTAVPGREDKYYNHLILLAKDNVGLANLNRLVSAGFTEGFYRRPRIDEELLEKWHEGLICLSGCIAGKLSSFILNGEPEKAAQTAIWYDNLFGRGNYYLEIQANTTPEQAKVNAALVKLSNETGIPLVATNDCHYLLKDDYEAQDILLCISTAARIDDENRMRMSCNDFYVKSETEMRRFFPELSEAIENTGKIADMCHAEYDFETIHLPVYEVPEGYKDHAEYLADLTYKGLKKRFEITPPTGSVDDYMKRAEYELSVINSMGYTDYYLIVWDFINYAKTHGVIVGPGRGSGAGSLVAYAVGITDIDPIRYGLVFERFLNAERVSMPDFDVDFNDERRQIAIDYVTEKYGKTRVAHVITFGTLAARQAVKDVARVLNMPIAQSNKLTKMIPFTIGMTLKQALEISTEFKEAYDTDPEARKVIDMAMRVEGLPRNAGTHAAGIIISGKDITDIAPLAVNDDTVAVQFAKTDVESIGLLKFDFLGLRTLTVLQDCVELVKENYGKTIDLDRIPLDDPEIFKMIGRGETVGIFQLESRGMTSFMKQLEPGSLEDIIAGISLYRPGPMDQIPKYVDCKKNPSHITYDHPLLEPILNVTYGCAIYQEQVMQIVRDLAGFSMGQSDNIRRAMSKKKKSIMENYRNLFMYGGIDDKGRQIDGCIKRGVPEKTAAKIFDDVAGFAGYAFNKSHAACYAVVGYWTAYFKYYYPTEFMAATLNSFRNDLGKASYYISCCSAMGIEVLPPDINKSRERFTTEGDRKIRIGLSVIKNVGEGAVLDILRDREKNGEYKSFEDFVVRGAKIGVKKNVAEALILASCMDAFGLTRAQMTACVQTELEKLVHEESRNIEGQLSLFDFGGAESAGPSIFIPDIPEYPEAQKLGYEKEMVGIYLSGNPLASYTKLISEIATFDMSEASDILSLSGSDALDDGKQVAMCGMVTDKRTGYTKKKTMMSTITCEDLSGAFEVLLFGKNFDTYNRMVEKNKPYLFVGRRQMREGGELSMFADSVFELSDDPAFLSMIRNDKGYQTALRERDGAQIAKPVQAPVVNTKVSSAAPAEPKKETPAKAPINETGGGVLRICYSGRPDSKGFNRLLNFLAYFHGNMPVEVLFEADKSVLRLDNMCSIAPEEGVLKKLAELVGEDNIEMM from the coding sequence ATGAGCGGCTTTTGTCACTTACATCTTCATACGGAATTTAGTCTTCTTGACGGCGCGATCAAGATAAAGGATCTTGCGCAAAGACTTAAGGATATGGGCATGACTTCATGCGCCATAACCGATCACGGCGTAATGTACGGCGCAGTATCTTTTTACCGTGAGATGAAGGCTAACGGGATCCATCCTATAATCGGATGCGAAGTCTATGTCGCACCGGGTTCAAGATTTGATAAGACAGCGGTACCCGGCAGGGAAGACAAATACTATAATCACCTGATCCTTCTTGCAAAAGATAATGTAGGTCTTGCAAACCTCAACAGGCTTGTATCTGCAGGCTTTACTGAAGGCTTTTACAGACGTCCTAGGATCGATGAGGAACTCCTTGAGAAGTGGCACGAAGGATTGATATGCCTTTCCGGATGCATAGCCGGAAAGTTGTCTTCGTTTATCCTCAACGGCGAACCTGAGAAGGCTGCGCAGACTGCCATTTGGTATGACAATCTTTTCGGCAGAGGCAATTACTATCTTGAGATACAGGCAAATACCACGCCCGAACAGGCAAAGGTAAATGCTGCGCTGGTCAAGCTCTCAAATGAGACAGGCATTCCTCTTGTAGCCACCAATGACTGCCATTACCTTTTAAAAGATGACTATGAAGCCCAGGATATTCTCCTTTGCATTTCAACAGCTGCGAGGATCGACGACGAGAACAGAATGCGTATGTCCTGTAATGATTTTTATGTGAAGTCAGAGACAGAGATGAGACGCTTTTTCCCTGAGCTTTCCGAGGCTATCGAGAATACAGGTAAGATCGCTGACATGTGTCATGCGGAATATGATTTTGAGACCATTCATCTTCCTGTTTATGAAGTTCCTGAAGGTTATAAGGATCACGCCGAATATCTTGCTGATCTTACATACAAAGGACTTAAGAAGAGATTTGAGATAACGCCTCCCACGGGAAGCGTTGATGACTATATGAAACGCGCCGAATATGAGCTTTCCGTTATCAACAGCATGGGTTATACGGATTACTATCTCATAGTCTGGGATTTCATAAATTATGCGAAGACACACGGCGTTATCGTAGGACCGGGAAGAGGTTCCGGTGCAGGTTCATTAGTCGCATATGCGGTAGGTATTACTGATATCGACCCGATAAGATACGGACTTGTTTTCGAGAGATTTTTAAACGCTGAAAGAGTATCGATGCCGGACTTCGACGTTGACTTCAACGATGAGCGAAGACAGATAGCGATTGATTATGTTACCGAAAAATACGGAAAGACAAGAGTTGCTCACGTAATCACTTTCGGTACGCTCGCCGCAAGGCAGGCCGTTAAGGACGTTGCGAGAGTTCTCAACATGCCTATCGCGCAGAGCAACAAGCTCACGAAGATGATACCGTTTACGATTGGAATGACGCTTAAGCAGGCGCTCGAGATAAGTACGGAATTCAAGGAAGCTTACGACACCGATCCTGAAGCACGGAAAGTCATCGATATGGCTATGCGTGTAGAAGGACTTCCGAGAAATGCTGGAACGCATGCCGCGGGAATAATCATATCCGGTAAGGATATTACCGATATCGCGCCTTTGGCAGTTAATGACGATACTGTCGCTGTACAGTTTGCAAAAACTGACGTTGAGAGCATAGGACTTCTGAAGTTCGACTTTTTGGGCCTTAGGACTCTTACTGTTTTGCAGGACTGCGTAGAGCTCGTAAAAGAAAACTATGGAAAGACGATCGATCTCGACCGGATACCGTTAGATGATCCTGAAATATTTAAGATGATTGGAAGAGGCGAGACAGTCGGTATATTCCAGCTCGAGAGCCGCGGAATGACATCATTCATGAAGCAGTTAGAACCGGGAAGCTTAGAAGATATCATCGCAGGAATCTCACTTTACAGACCGGGTCCTATGGATCAGATCCCGAAGTATGTTGACTGCAAGAAAAATCCTTCCCACATCACATACGACCATCCGCTCTTAGAGCCCATCCTTAATGTCACTTACGGATGCGCGATATATCAGGAACAGGTAATGCAGATCGTAAGAGATCTTGCTGGTTTTTCCATGGGACAGTCTGACAATATCAGACGTGCGATGAGCAAAAAGAAGAAGTCCATAATGGAGAATTACAGAAATCTCTTCATGTATGGCGGCATAGATGACAAAGGACGCCAGATCGACGGCTGTATCAAGCGCGGTGTTCCTGAAAAGACTGCAGCAAAGATCTTCGATGATGTAGCGGGATTTGCCGGTTATGCATTCAACAAATCCCATGCGGCATGTTATGCGGTCGTAGGTTACTGGACTGCATACTTTAAGTATTACTATCCGACTGAATTCATGGCTGCAACGCTCAATTCTTTCAGAAACGATCTGGGAAAAGCTTCGTATTATATTTCCTGCTGCTCTGCAATGGGAATAGAAGTCCTGCCTCCTGATATCAATAAGAGCCGCGAGCGTTTTACAACAGAAGGCGACCGCAAGATAAGGATCGGATTATCCGTAATCAAGAATGTCGGCGAAGGCGCTGTTCTTGATATCTTAAGAGACAGGGAAAAGAACGGCGAATATAAGTCTTTTGAAGACTTCGTCGTAAGAGGCGCGAAGATAGGCGTAAAGAAGAATGTCGCAGAGGCTTTGATCCTCGCGTCATGCATGGATGCATTCGGACTTACCAGAGCACAGATGACAGCATGTGTGCAGACCGAACTCGAAAAGCTCGTTCATGAAGAGAGCCGCAATATCGAAGGTCAGTTGTCGCTCTTTGATTTCGGCGGCGCAGAGTCAGCAGGACCGTCTATATTTATACCGGACATACCTGAATATCCTGAAGCGCAGAAACTCGGTTACGAGAAGGAAATGGTCGGAATATACCTGTCCGGAAATCCGCTTGCTTCATATACAAAGCTGATATCCGAGATCGCTACTTTCGATATGTCCGAAGCATCGGACATCTTGTCGCTCTCCGGAAGTGATGCGTTAGATGACGGCAAACAGGTCGCTATGTGCGGAATGGTAACAGATAAGCGCACTGGCTATACGAAGAAAAAGACCATGATGAGCACGATCACCTGTGAAGACTTAAGCGGCGCATTTGAAGTGCTTTTATTCGGAAAGAATTTCGATACATACAACAGAATGGTTGAGAAGAACAAGCCTTATCTCTTCGTCGGAAGAAGGCAGATGAGAGAAGGCGGAGAGCTCTCGATGTTCGCAGATTCCGTATTCGAGTTATCTGACGATCCCGCATTCCTTAGCATGATTAGAAATGACAAGGGGTATCAGACTGCATTAAGGGAAAGAGACGGTGCACAGATCGCAAAGCCCGTTCAGGCACCTGTTGTAAATACCAAGGTTTCTTCTGCCGCTCCTGCAGAGCCTAAGAAAGAAACTCCTGCCAAGGCTCCCATAAATGAGACAGGTGGAGGAGTCTTAAGGATCTGTTATTCGGGCAGACCTGATTCAAAGGGCTTTAACAGGCTTTTGAACTTCCTTGCATATTTCCACGGCAACATGCCTGTTGAGGTTTTATTTGAAGCTGATAAGAGCGTATTAAGGCTCGATAACATGTGCAGCATAGCGCCTGAAGAAGGAGTTTTAAAAAAGCTGGCAGAACTTGTCGGCGAAGATAATATTGAGATGATGTAA